The following proteins are co-located in the Polystyrenella longa genome:
- a CDS encoding UDP-glucuronic acid decarboxylase family protein produces the protein MATILVTGGAGFLGSHLCDRLIERGDEVICLDNFFTGKKRNIEHLIGNPRFELIRHDIVHPIFLEVDQIYNLACPASPEAYQYNPIKTIKTSTVGMVNMLGLAKRCKARILQASTSEVYGDPEIHPQQEDYWGHVNPIGPRSCYDEGKRVAESLCMNYHISHNLEIRLIRIFNTYGPRMDPNDGRVISNFITQALRGEPMTVYGDGSQTRSFCFVHDLLEGMMRLMDQDETTGPVNIGNPTENTMLELTEKIIEVTGSSSPVSHVELPKDDPKQRQPDITLAKKYLNNWEPQVDLKKGLEQTVAYYKELLNL, from the coding sequence ATGGCAACTATTTTAGTGACAGGTGGCGCAGGTTTTCTGGGCAGTCACTTATGTGATCGTCTCATCGAACGTGGCGATGAGGTCATCTGCCTGGATAACTTCTTCACCGGTAAAAAACGAAATATCGAACACCTCATCGGGAACCCTCGCTTCGAGCTGATCCGACACGATATTGTCCATCCGATCTTTCTTGAAGTTGACCAGATCTACAACCTCGCCTGTCCCGCTTCGCCCGAAGCTTACCAGTACAACCCGATCAAGACGATCAAAACATCGACGGTTGGAATGGTCAACATGCTGGGTCTCGCCAAACGCTGCAAGGCCCGCATCCTGCAAGCATCTACTTCCGAAGTCTACGGCGACCCCGAAATCCATCCGCAACAGGAAGACTACTGGGGCCACGTCAATCCGATCGGACCTCGCAGCTGCTACGACGAAGGCAAACGTGTCGCCGAGTCGCTCTGCATGAACTACCATATCTCTCACAACTTGGAGATCCGCCTGATCCGTATTTTCAATACCTACGGACCTCGCATGGATCCCAACGATGGTCGGGTGATCTCCAACTTCATCACTCAAGCCTTACGTGGCGAACCAATGACGGTTTACGGCGACGGTAGCCAGACCCGCTCCTTCTGTTTCGTACACGACCTGCTCGAAGGCATGATGCGATTGATGGATCAGGACGAAACGACCGGACCGGTCAACATCGGAAACCCAACCGAAAATACCATGTTGGAATTAACCGAAAAGATTATTGAAGTCACCGGTTCATCCTCACCCGTATCTCACGTCGAGCTTCCCAAAGACGATCCCAAACAGCGTCAGCCCGATATTACGCTCGCCAAGAAATACTTGAATAACTGGGAACCTCAGGTTGATCTGAAAAAAGGTCTTGAACAGACCGTTGCTTATTACAAGGAACTTCTGAACCTGTAA